The following proteins come from a genomic window of Dreissena polymorpha isolate Duluth1 chromosome 1, UMN_Dpol_1.0, whole genome shotgun sequence:
- the LOC127865916 gene encoding uncharacterized protein LOC127865916, producing MRSILLKKQFECLGCNIEDLVKVGHENLLVCDTCLKILDKLSEMKLNLQMNMKELKKSEDRTKRLIMHSVSPVVKKFKDTTVPVKSRKSSRALFKMPSPSPSRCIDSVISPKSGSIDHSYSGIPSKTKTQSLDHLYSTTVNQNVDLNNPYSFHKKKILMPPEITVNEKKSVITIFEQSSKDTVSVNTVLEKLLDLPSVNERLYLCLLQRLSGELNRICGTKDKSVLRTKVSELEPETFFSDIVKEMHLKCPKVLQFLITLSCPMDLAVPEKKHGIAAMYALGMYLRNNHMIAFQKAVAASCIRYNAGNGLMEFLHNLGMSIPTKSKLPMLDDLGQINGRDVVSALAIGKTIKITVDNIDGHIKAYQVRLGSGNRDFHYTHWSILIDRFDPRDLQGLSTQPKQITAQGPDPTIFFLSSNEHEALRKRCTQLVMRILVEEIQPLSMFSTATPRLVDHKYRQVVDRPSQVHPMFVIMKDPKSLPNCVQIMDTILGTIESLYTSAGRGDEFNNMASIPLGGDQLTRVTFDSARVLRSGTHSRTERFDQLSPVIEELFHVQQDLLEKIIKTFYIPETAREEGSLAQYRAILHRTNVNGQVKANGYESHKDFLITVTRALVIELACERWGADCKTDLGSLVPEEVKTSNTKGKKQWLQEQVTKVVDTLFCPYSAPKDAKIYLRRSGHLYCVTVPSKDVGKTIDLIINGEAVRIRVPEDCKTDEAEDGVFSYSLGIVRVAMDFIMFNDAIKSGDIDMITILMKRFIPLFVGLSSYKSKYAIECVNFLTKTECLLSDFESARVKLGLLVNRKGRPGKNKQADMEQENNIRLVKHVIRGLGAGKSDKAMLRISKAAPVISAMVNGLEGSKTHKDRHSRKSISEDISRLGDAIRKIRPFNYQKGRQMNPFKKISSNVIGAVNKDKLKDFIIRHSSRAVNKLAFDDNED from the exons ATGCGATCCATACTACTGAAAAAACAGTTTGAATGTCTGGGCTGCAATATTGAAGACCTTGTGAAAGTAGGACATGAGAATCTGTTGGTTTGTGacacatgtttgaaaatattgGACAAACTATCAGAAATGAAGTTGAATTTACAAATGAACATGAAAGAACTAAAGAAGAGTGAGGATAGAACAAAGAGATTAATTATGCATTCTGTTTCTCCAGTAGTTAAGAAGTTCAAGGACACAACTGTACCAGTAAAATCTAGAAAAAGTTCAAGGGCACTTTTTAAGATGCCATCTCCATCTCCATCAAGATGTATTGATTCAGTTATTAGTCCAAAATCAGGCAGCATTGATCATTCATACTCTGGTATaccaagcaaaacaaaaacacaaagccTTGACCATTTGTATTCAACAACCGTAAATCAAAATGTAGATCTTAATAATCCATACAGTTTTCATAAGAAGAAAATACTGATGCCTCCTGAAATTACTGTTAACGAAAAGAAAAGTGTCATAACAATATTTGAACAATCATCAAAAGACACTGTAAGTGTTAATACTGTTTTGGAAAAACTTCTTGATCTCCCTTCTGTAAATGAAAGACTATATCTATGTTTATTGCAACGACTATCTGGAGAACTAAACAGGATCTGTGGAACAAAAGACAAAAGTGTTTTAAGGACAAAGGTGTCAGAACTAGAACCTGAAACCTTTTTCAGTGACATTGTAAAAGAAATGCACTTGAAATGTCCGAAGGTGTTGCAGTTTCTGATAACCCTGTCTTGCCCAATGGATCTTGCAGTTCCAGAGAAAAAACATGGTATAGCAGCTATGTATGCACTTGGCATGTACTTACGGAACAACCACATGATTGCCTTTCAAAAAGCTGTTGCTGCATCATGTATAAGATATAATGCAGGGAATGGA CTCATGGAGTTTTTACACAACCTGGGAATGTCAATACCTACAAAAAGCAAGCTGCCAATGTTGGATGACCTTGGACAAATAAATGGTCGGGATGTAGTTTCTGCTTTGGCTATTGGGAAAACCATCAAAATCACAGTTGATAACATTGACGGGCACATAAAAGCTTATCAG GTCAGGCTTGGTAGTGGAAACAGAGATTTTCACTACACTCATTGGTCGATCCTTATCGACAGATTTGACCCAAGAGATCTTCAAGGACTGAGCACACAACCGAAACAGATAACTGCCCAAGGACCTGACCCTACCATCTTCTTTTTGTCTTCAAACGAACATGAAGCATTAAG GAAAAGATGTACTCAGCTTGTCATGCGGATACTGGTAGAAGAAATACAGCCATTGTCCATGTTTTCTACGGCAACACCTCGTCTTGTGGACCATAAATACAGACAAGTGGTTGATAGACCATCACAAGTTCATCCAATGTTT gtgATCATGAAAGACCCAAAGTCATTACCTAATTGTGTTCAGATAATGGACACTATATTAGGAACCATAGAGTCATTATATACATCTGCTGGGAGAG GTGATGAGTTTAACAACATGGCCAGTATTCCCCTGGGTGGTGATCAGCTGACACGGGTAACATTTGATTCGGCACGCGTTCTGAGATCTGGTACTCACAGTCGAACAGAGAGGTTTGACCAGTTGTCTCCAGTCATCGAAGAACTATTTCATGTTCAGCAAGACTTGTTAGAG aaaatcatcAAAACCTTCTACATACCAGAAACAGCTCGTGAAGAGGGATCACTTGCCCAGTACAGAGCAATTCTTCATAGAACAAACGTTAATGGTCAAGTTAAGGCTAATGGATATGAATCACACAAAGACTTCCTCATTACTGTCACTAG AGCTCTTGTGATAGAGTTAGCTTGTGAAAGATGGGGGGCTGATTGCAAGACAGACTTGGGGTCTCTGGTTCCGGAAGAAGTGAAGACTTCTAATACCAAAGGGAAGAAGCAGTGGTTACAGGAGCAAGTGACCAAAGTGGTGGATACACTGTTCTGCCCATACTCTGCTCCAAAAGATGCTAAAATATACCTTCGGCGCAGTGGCCATTTGTACTGTGTTACGGTGCCTTCAAAAGATGTCGGGAAAACCATTGATCTTAtaataaatg GTGAAGCTGTCCGCATAAGAGTGCCTGAAGATTGTAAAACTGACGAAGCAGAAGATGGTGTGTTTTCATACAGCCTTGGGATTGTCAGAGTTGCAATGGATTTTATCATGTTCAATGATGCAATAAAATCAGGTGATATAGACATGATTACAATTCTTATGAAACGATTCATTCCACTGTTTGTAGGATTGTCATCCTACAAATCAAAGTATGCTATTGAGTGTGTCAACTTCCTTACTAAAACGGAATGCCTGTTGTCAGACTTTGAAAGTGCTAGAGTGAAACTGGGATTGTTGGTCAACAGAAAAGGCCGACCaggaaaaaacaaacaagcagACATGGAACAGGAGAATAATATTCGTCTTGTCAAACACGTAATTAGAGGACTTGGAGCCGGAAAAAGTGATAAAGCTATGCTAAGAATATCGAAGGCAGCACCTGTAATCAGTGCAATGGTAAATGGACTAGAAGGAAGCAAGACACATAAAGATAGACACTCCAGAAAGTCAATATCAGAAGATATTTCAAGATTAGGGGATGCAATTCGAAAAATAAGGCCTTTCAACTATCAGAAGGGTAGACAAATGAATCCTTTCAAGAAAATTTCATCAAATGTGATTGGTGCTGTGAACAAAGACAAATTAAAGGACTTTATAATCAGGCACAGCTCCAGAGCAGTTAATAAGCTTGCTTTTGATGACAATGAAGACTAA
- the LOC127865921 gene encoding bifunctional 3'-5' exonuclease/ATP-dependent helicase WRN-like, with the protein MASPRDIILEVAKKGGFPMPLKELQIEALLCVIEKRDIMAILPTGYGKSLIYQLAPLILKDYYNLQKSVCIVLTPLNSIMQDQIIALQKIGVQACCVDYNCQGGQALFDDDGDEGGAKSDGDVILTVPMSDIADGKFTLVYSHPEALLSTDTGKSLIQNLENKKIISCIAVDEAHMILEW; encoded by the coding sequence ATGGCAAGTCCAAGAGATATCATACTTGAGGTTGCTAAAAAGGGAGGATTTCCCATGCCACTCAAGGAACTGCAAATCGAAGCGTTACTTTGTGTCATTGAAAAACGTGACATTATGGCTATACTCCCAACAGGTTATGGTAAAAGCCTGATTTACCAGCTGGCACCACTTATCCTTAAAGATTATTATAATCTACAGAAGTCTGTTTGCATCGTGTTGACACCTTTGAACAGTATTATGCAAGATCAGATCATTGCACTGCAAAAGATTGGAGTACAAGCCTGTTGTGTGGACTATAACTGTCAGGGTGGTCAAgcattgtttgatgatgatggtgatgaagggGGTGCTAAATCAGATGGAGATGTAATATTAACGGTCCCTATGTCCGATATTGCTGATGGAAAGTTCACATTGGTGTATTCTCACCCTGAGGCGCTTTTAAGCACTGATACGGGGAAATCCTTGATACAAAATTtggagaataaaaaaataatttcgtgcATAGCTGTAGACGAGGCACACATGATTCTGGAATGGTAA